In Methanothermobacter tenebrarum, the sequence CAAGACAATAGCTGATATCAAAAGGGCATTTTCACAAGCCTTCAACTTGTCAATTAACGCACTAATCTACACCAGGGAAACAATACCATACATCATACAAAACGCAGCTTCAAAAGCCTTCAACCTAGCCTATAACGCTGCAATACTCACACCAGAAACAGCAGAACCACTACTATCCAGAGCCTATGCACAGATGCTTTCATTAGCAGCGAAAATCGCCCAAAATAACAAAGAAGCCCTTGATGAAGAATTACTAGAAAAGATAACAACCAAAACCAAACCAAAAACCAAAAAAGAAGAAAAAGAAGAGAAAGAAGAGAAAGAAGAGGAAGAAGAAGAGGAAGAAGAAGAGGCAGCCGCTGGTCTAGGCGCACTCTTCGGCTAAAATTTACAATAAAAAAATAATTCTGAGGTGATCATATGGAATATATATACGCAGCAATGCTATTACACGCTACAGGCAAAGAAATAAACGAAGAGAACGTGAAAAAAGTGCTAGAGGCAGCTGGAGCAGAAGTCGATGACGCCAGGGTAAAAGCTTTGATAGCAGCACTAGAAGAAGTTGACATTGAAGAAGCAATGGAAACAGCAGCTGTAGCCCCAGCAGCAGGAGCACCAACAGCTGAAGCTGCAGAAGAAAAAGAAGAGGAAGAAGAAGAGGAAGAAGAGGAGGAAGAAGAGGAAGAGGAAGAGGAGGCAGCCGCTGGTCTAGGCGCACTCTTCGGCTAAAAAAAGGGATTCTTCTTCCCCCCCAAAACCTTTTTTTATACCATACTACTTTTTTTAAGGTGAAAAAGACACTAAAGATTACCATGTCCCACCAACTAAAAAAACTTGGATATGAAAAAAACAAATGCAAATCATGTGGAGAATATTTTTGGTCCATAGAAGAGCGTGAAACATGTGGAGACGCTCCATGCGACCCCTACACTTTCATCGGAGATCCTCCAACAAAGAAAAAATACGACCTTTACAAGATCCAGAATACCTTCATCGAATTCTTCAAAGAAAGAGGACACGAACCCATAAAAAGATACCCAGTACTCGCAAAACGCTGGAGAGACGACGTATTCCTCGTAGGAGCATCCATCTACAACTTCCAACCATGGGTAACATCAGGGATGGTTAAACCACCAGCAAACCCACTAGTAGTCGCCCAACCCTCAATAAGATTAAACGACATAGACAACGTAGGAAGAACAGGAAGACACCTAACCTGCTTCACCATGGGAGGCCACCACGCATTCAACTCCCCAGAAAACCAAATCTACTGGGAAGATGAAACAATAAAATACTGCCACGACTTCCTAGAACACATTGGCATAAACCCCAAAGAGGCAACATTCATAGAATCATGGTGGGAAGGCGGAGGAAACGCAGGACCCTGCTATGAAGTCTGCGTAAGGGGTGTTGAACTCGCAACCCTCGTATTCATACAATACGAGATCCTCCCAGACTCTACTAAAAAGGAAATCCCATTAAAGATTGTTGACACAGGCTACGGACTCGAAAGATTCGCATGGATATCACAGGGAACCCCAACAGCATATGACGCATCATTCGGCCCAGTAATCGAAAGACTAAAAGAACTAGCATCAATCGAAGTCGACGAAGACATACTAAAAGAAAACGCCCAAGTCGCGGGTATGATGGACATACAAACATACGCAGACCTTAAAACCCTCAGAAGAAGAGTAGCAGATAAACTAGGCATCCCAGTCAAGGAACTTGAAGCATCAGCAAAGCCAATGGAATCCATATATGCAATAGCAGACCATACAAGGTGCCTAGCATTCATGCTAGCAGATGGTATAATCCCATCAAATGTAAAGGAAGGATACCTCGCACGTTTAATAATAAGACGCACCATCAGACTACTAAAAGAATTACACCTAAAAGAATCATTAAAAGACATAATGCAAATCCAAATAGACTTCCTAGAACCCCAATACCCCGAAATAAGAGAACACCAACAACACATAATAGACATAATAAGATTAGAAGAGAAAAGATACAAAAAGACGATCCAAAAGGGTGAAAGAATAGTTAAAAAGACAATAGACCACTTCAAAAAAGAAGGAAAAAAGGAAATACCAGTCGAAACCCTCATAAGACTCTACGACTCCCACGGCATACCCCCAGAGCTAGTAAAAGAAATATCAAACACCCAAAGTTTCAAAATAAAAATCCCAGACAACTTCTACACACTCGTAGCCGAAAAACATGAAAAAGAAGAAGAGACAGAACCAACCCCAATAGAATTAGACTATCCCAAGACAAGATTATTATTCTACGAAAAACCCACCGAAAAAAAATTCAAAGCCAAAATACTAGGATTGCATGAAAACGGGATAATACTAGACCAAACACTATTCTATCCAGAAGGTGGCGGCCAACCATCAGACAAAGGAATACTAAAAATAGGAAAGACCAAATTAAAGGTCGAATATGCAGAAAAAATCGGGGACATAGTACTCCACAGAACAAACACAGATAAACTTCCAAGAGAACTTATAGGCAAAACCATAGAGGGAACCATCAACTGGGAAAGAAGAACAGCACTAACCAGA encodes:
- the alaS gene encoding alanine--tRNA ligase codes for the protein MSHQLKKLGYEKNKCKSCGEYFWSIEERETCGDAPCDPYTFIGDPPTKKKYDLYKIQNTFIEFFKERGHEPIKRYPVLAKRWRDDVFLVGASIYNFQPWVTSGMVKPPANPLVVAQPSIRLNDIDNVGRTGRHLTCFTMGGHHAFNSPENQIYWEDETIKYCHDFLEHIGINPKEATFIESWWEGGGNAGPCYEVCVRGVELATLVFIQYEILPDSTKKEIPLKIVDTGYGLERFAWISQGTPTAYDASFGPVIERLKELASIEVDEDILKENAQVAGMMDIQTYADLKTLRRRVADKLGIPVKELEASAKPMESIYAIADHTRCLAFMLADGIIPSNVKEGYLARLIIRRTIRLLKELHLKESLKDIMQIQIDFLEPQYPEIREHQQHIIDIIRLEEKRYKKTIQKGERIVKKTIDHFKKEGKKEIPVETLIRLYDSHGIPPELVKEISNTQSFKIKIPDNFYTLVAEKHEKEEETEPTPIELDYPKTRLLFYEKPTEKKFKAKILGLHENGIILDQTLFYPEGGGQPSDKGILKIGKTKLKVEYAEKIGDIVLHRTNTDKLPRELIGKTIEGTINWERRTALTRNHTGTHLIVAAARQVLGDHIWQTGAQKGIRRSRIDLSHYKRISIDEIEKIEELANKYVMENIPVKTKWMERNLAEKKYGFILYQGGVVPGDRIRIVKIGEIDVQACGGTHVTSTGNIGPIKINRTERIQDGVERIEFSVGEAAIKEIQNINRLLIESSKIFKVPVEQLPRVSERFFKEWKSFKNEIKRLKEEIALLKIENLTDKTQKIDNLLFIGEIVDAKMDEMQEMALKLTEDKIDIAILLNNNGKIVGASSQKAIKKGIKINKIIKKLAEILGGGGGGRPNLAQGAGPKTHRINEVLEEARRLIKAALEG
- the rpl12p gene encoding 50S ribosomal protein P1, which produces MEYIYAAMLLHATGKEINEENVKKVLEAAGAEVDDARVKALIAALEEVDIEEAMETAAVAPAAGAPTAEAAEEKEEEEEEEEEEEEEEEEEEAAAGLGALFG